A window of Candidatus Vicinibacter proximus contains these coding sequences:
- a CDS encoding nitrilase family protein: protein MHHPLRISIVQSSIVWENPPQAIRELEVLLLSELREDTDLIIFCEMFTTGFTMNTTGMGELMDGPCIQWMKKLAATRKCAVCGSLIIFENHQYFNRFVFVHPDGKIDHYDKAHLFNLANEGEYYTAGKSKTLIDYRNWKIMPFICYDLRFPVWLRNTEEADLMIFVAQFPERRRLAFTSLLPARAIENVCFVAGVNALGRDGNDMIYCGDSNVWDYEGHRMGHDTYNKPGIWTFTLSKEKLHAFRKAYPFLRDRDKFILEQ from the coding sequence ATGCATCATCCATTACGCATTTCCATTGTACAGTCTTCCATCGTTTGGGAAAATCCACCACAGGCCATCCGCGAATTGGAAGTTCTCTTGTTGAGCGAATTAAGGGAAGATACCGATCTGATCATCTTTTGCGAAATGTTCACCACCGGCTTCACCATGAATACAACCGGTATGGGTGAACTGATGGATGGACCTTGCATTCAGTGGATGAAAAAACTTGCAGCTACCAGAAAGTGCGCGGTGTGCGGCAGTTTGATCATTTTTGAAAACCATCAGTATTTCAACCGATTCGTATTCGTCCATCCGGATGGGAAAATAGACCACTACGATAAAGCGCACTTGTTCAATTTGGCCAATGAAGGAGAATATTATACGGCAGGGAAATCCAAAACCTTGATTGATTATCGGAATTGGAAAATAATGCCCTTCATCTGCTACGATTTGAGATTTCCAGTATGGCTGCGCAATACAGAGGAGGCCGATTTGATGATCTTCGTAGCCCAATTTCCGGAAAGACGACGGCTGGCCTTTACTTCACTGCTTCCGGCAAGGGCCATAGAAAATGTGTGTTTCGTGGCCGGTGTCAATGCGCTGGGTCGTGATGGCAACGACATGATCTACTGCGGTGACTCCAATGTTTGGGATTATGAAGGTCACCGTATGGGCCACGACACTTACAATAAACCGGGTATCTGGACGTTTACACTGTCCAAAGAAAAACTACATGCCTTTAGAAAAGCATACCCTTTTCTCCGCGACCGCGATAAATTTATTTTGGAACAATAA
- a CDS encoding threonylcarbamoyl-AMP synthase yields the protein MTNPPFTTTTGTDIGIARDFLQNDELVAIPTETVYGLAGNALKPETIRKIFETKNRPTNNPLILHAAHIEQIKSYVIEWPAWADTLAAKFWPGPLTLLLRKNENIPYELTAGSAYVAVRIPDHTMTLELLKSLPFPLAAPSANPFTYISPTTAEHVFHQLEGKIPYILDGGPCRKGLESTIVGESDQSPCIYRLGAIDVESIEQCIGPVKVKNKAADDQNLEAPGMLMRHYSPSTPFLLTDNVHQSIAHHPGKKIGCMVFGRVEELPEVAAVIVLSGSRNLSEAAQKIYESMHALDRMQLDLIIAERMPDEGLGQSINDRLERAHNVS from the coding sequence ATGACAAATCCTCCATTTACCACCACCACAGGAACTGACATCGGAATTGCTAGAGATTTCCTGCAGAATGACGAACTCGTAGCCATTCCCACCGAAACAGTTTATGGACTGGCAGGAAATGCATTGAAACCCGAGACCATTCGAAAAATATTTGAAACCAAAAACCGCCCTACCAACAATCCGCTCATCCTGCATGCGGCGCATATCGAACAAATAAAATCCTATGTGATAGAATGGCCCGCCTGGGCCGATACGCTGGCTGCCAAATTTTGGCCCGGCCCATTAACCTTGCTGTTGAGAAAAAATGAAAACATTCCCTACGAACTTACGGCCGGTTCAGCTTACGTGGCGGTAAGAATTCCCGATCATACGATGACCCTAGAGTTGTTAAAATCTCTTCCGTTTCCGCTTGCAGCTCCAAGTGCTAATCCATTCACCTACATAAGCCCTACAACCGCTGAACATGTATTCCATCAACTGGAAGGAAAGATTCCTTATATTTTAGATGGTGGCCCTTGCAGGAAAGGTTTGGAATCTACGATTGTAGGGGAATCTGACCAAAGCCCCTGTATATATAGGCTTGGGGCCATAGATGTGGAATCGATAGAACAATGCATCGGCCCGGTCAAGGTAAAAAATAAGGCCGCAGATGATCAAAATCTGGAGGCTCCGGGGATGTTGATGCGACATTATTCACCCAGCACTCCCTTTTTGCTGACCGACAATGTCCATCAAAGCATTGCCCACCATCCGGGGAAGAAAATAGGCTGCATGGTGTTTGGCAGAGTGGAAGAATTGCCTGAAGTGGCTGCAGTCATTGTCTTGTCCGGATCCAGAAATCTTTCAGAAGCTGCACAGAAGATTTATGAATCCATGCATGCCCTCGACCGGATGCAGCTGGACCTCATCATAGCAGAACGCATGCCCGATGAGGGTCTAGGGCAAAGTATCAATGACCGATTGGAACGAGCTCACAACGTCAGCTGA
- a CDS encoding pentapeptide repeat-containing protein: MKRNIIENQHYNHQDYTTDILASGDYEECSFSNCEFSNADLSNYNFSECTFNDCNLSMINLSKTSLKTVAFKNCKLLGIHFDTCNEFLLSVSFHHCTLNFSSFYKLNLRKTKFIHCSLQEVDFTEANLTQAIFDSCDLSGAIFDNTLLESADLRTAQNYSIDPESNYLRKARFSSDGLAGLLHKYDLSIE, from the coding sequence ATGAAACGCAATATCATAGAAAACCAACACTATAATCATCAGGATTATACTACCGATATTCTTGCATCCGGCGATTATGAAGAGTGCAGTTTCTCAAATTGCGAGTTTTCAAACGCCGATTTATCCAATTATAATTTCTCTGAATGCACATTTAATGATTGCAACCTAAGCATGATCAACTTATCAAAAACCTCTTTAAAAACAGTCGCTTTTAAAAATTGTAAGTTGCTCGGCATTCATTTTGACACATGCAATGAGTTTTTACTTTCTGTATCTTTCCATCATTGCACACTCAACTTTTCATCTTTTTATAAACTCAATCTAAGGAAAACAAAATTTATTCATTGTTCCTTGCAGGAGGTTGATTTTACCGAAGCAAATCTGACGCAGGCGATATTCGACTCCTGTGATCTTTCCGGAGCAATATTTGACAATACCCTCCTGGAGTCTGCAGACCTTCGCACCGCACAAAACTATTCCATCGATCCTGAATCCAACTACCTCAGAAAAGCTCGTTTTTCATCAGATGGCCTGGCAGGTCTTTTGCATAAATATGATCTGAGTATTGAATGA
- a CDS encoding adenylate kinase — translation MLHLILFGPPGSGKGTQAAKLVDRYNLYHISTGDLFRAEIANKTPLGLKALEFMNQGILVPDEVTIEMLRNKVESEPSVNGFIYDGFPRTIAQAIALDHMLTEKGEQISALVALEVPDDEIVRRILKRGTSSGRADDNDETIIRKRMDEYRQKTAEVFGHYQQSGKSHQINGIGTIENIFEEISTHLDEICC, via the coding sequence ATGCTTCATCTAATTTTATTTGGACCTCCGGGGTCCGGCAAAGGCACACAAGCGGCCAAGCTGGTGGACCGGTATAACCTTTACCACATCTCAACAGGAGACCTTTTTCGCGCAGAAATTGCCAACAAAACACCATTGGGACTGAAAGCTTTGGAATTTATGAATCAGGGGATTCTGGTACCCGACGAAGTCACCATCGAAATGTTGCGCAATAAGGTAGAGTCCGAACCATCCGTAAATGGTTTTATTTATGATGGATTTCCAAGAACCATTGCTCAGGCAATAGCCCTGGATCATATGCTTACCGAAAAAGGAGAACAAATAAGTGCACTGGTTGCCCTGGAAGTTCCGGATGATGAAATCGTCCGAAGAATTCTTAAACGCGGCACTTCTTCAGGCAGAGCCGACGACAACGACGAAACCATCATCCGTAAAAGAATGGACGAGTATCGCCAGAAAACTGCGGAAGTTTTTGGCCATTATCAACAATCAGGTAAATCGCATCAGATCAACGGAATAGGCACTATCGAGAATATCTTCGAAGAAATCAGTACCCATCTGGACGAAATCTGCTGCTAA
- a CDS encoding C40 family peptidase, translated as MNFVPFFTRILRISLLAIVLMGFQSCASASKDTLSQNKVNQDSLDKGFRNEVLSVARSLKGKKYKSGGKNPKGFDCSGFVIYVLDKVGIQMASCSADQSKCGRTIKVDNAKPGDLIYFGTKGRINHVGIITENSKNKLMIIHSSSSQGVMEENILQYDYWLKRIRMAKDLNSFPREKPISLN; from the coding sequence ATGAATTTTGTACCATTTTTTACCCGCATTTTAAGAATTTCCTTACTGGCCATTGTGTTGATGGGTTTTCAGTCTTGTGCCTCGGCATCAAAAGATACGCTGAGCCAAAATAAGGTAAACCAGGATAGCCTGGACAAGGGTTTTCGAAATGAAGTGTTAAGCGTTGCAAGAAGCCTGAAGGGGAAAAAATATAAAAGTGGTGGCAAAAACCCCAAAGGTTTTGACTGCAGCGGTTTTGTGATTTACGTCCTGGACAAAGTAGGCATACAAATGGCTTCCTGCTCTGCCGATCAGTCAAAATGCGGAAGGACCATTAAAGTCGACAATGCTAAACCTGGAGACCTCATCTACTTTGGCACCAAAGGTCGTATCAATCACGTTGGTATCATTACCGAAAACAGCAAAAACAAATTGATGATCATCCACAGCTCTTCCTCCCAAGGCGTGATGGAAGAAAATATACTCCAATATGACTATTGGCTTAAACGCATCAGAATGGCCAAGGACCTAAACAGCTTTCCTAGAGAAAAGCCCATCAGTTTAAACTAA
- the obgE gene encoding GTPase ObgE, protein MAEQNFVDYVKICFRSGNGGAGSVHFFRSKHNPKGGPDGGAGGRGANIILRGNSQLWTLIHLKYRKHIYADNGQNGSENNCTGRDGEDIILDVPLGTVAIDAETGVKEFEITEDGETKVLLSGGRGGKGNAFFMSATQQAPDYAQPGEPGVEAWKILELKVLADVGLVGFPNAGKSTLLSVLSAAKPKIANYAFTTLVPNLGIVKYRDSRSFIMADIPGIIEDAHLGKGLGTRFLRHIERNSLLLFMIPCDSQDIQKEYEILSNELHQFNPELTDKPRLLAITKTDIAEPEWKDLIKSNLPKDIPHVFISAVAHQGLEELKDLIWAQLNKPMI, encoded by the coding sequence TTGGCTGAACAGAACTTCGTTGACTATGTCAAAATTTGTTTCCGCTCCGGCAACGGTGGCGCAGGTTCTGTGCATTTCTTCCGCAGCAAACACAACCCAAAGGGCGGACCGGACGGCGGTGCAGGTGGCCGTGGCGCAAACATTATCCTACGTGGTAACAGCCAACTGTGGACACTCATTCACCTTAAATATCGCAAACACATTTATGCGGACAATGGCCAGAACGGCAGTGAAAACAATTGTACCGGTCGGGATGGAGAAGACATTATCCTGGATGTTCCCCTGGGAACGGTTGCCATAGATGCGGAGACAGGAGTAAAAGAATTTGAAATAACGGAAGACGGAGAAACAAAAGTTCTGCTCTCCGGCGGTCGTGGGGGTAAAGGAAATGCTTTCTTTATGTCCGCAACCCAACAAGCTCCCGATTATGCCCAGCCTGGCGAACCGGGTGTAGAAGCCTGGAAAATACTCGAACTAAAGGTGCTGGCAGATGTCGGCCTGGTTGGATTCCCAAATGCGGGTAAATCTACTCTGCTTTCTGTCCTCTCTGCCGCCAAACCAAAAATCGCCAACTACGCCTTCACCACCCTGGTACCCAATCTTGGCATTGTAAAATACCGCGATTCAAGATCATTCATCATGGCCGACATTCCAGGCATCATCGAAGATGCACATCTTGGAAAAGGTCTTGGCACAAGATTCCTCAGACACATCGAGCGCAATTCTTTGTTGCTATTTATGATCCCGTGCGACAGTCAGGATATTCAAAAAGAATACGAAATCCTCTCCAACGAGTTGCATCAGTTCAATCCTGAACTCACCGACAAACCCCGTCTGCTGGCCATCACTAAAACGGACATTGCAGAACCGGAATGGAAAGATCTGATTAAATCAAATCTTCCCAAGGATATTCCCCATGTTTTTATTTCTGCGGTAGCTCATCAGGGCCTCGAAGAACTGAAAGACCTGATTTGGGCACAACTGAATAAACCAATGATCTGA
- a CDS encoding histidine phosphatase family protein, with the protein MKERNIIVYFKLRSILVAFIFLNFLFSCRSTIYLVRHAEKLPGSTNPSLTEAGLQRARVLADSMRNKHIAKIFTTDSNRTRETARFTALQFNLPFTFYRKDSLGQLVESLKKNLGSNMLVVAHSEIIQEILSKFGLTLNRPISGYSRMIIISRRKILFMQTSKVELTYGVPD; encoded by the coding sequence ATGAAAGAAAGGAATATAATAGTTTATTTTAAACTAAGGAGCATTTTGGTTGCATTTATTTTTTTAAATTTTTTGTTTTCTTGCCGATCAACCATTTATCTTGTCAGGCATGCAGAGAAATTACCCGGATCCACGAATCCTTCTTTAACTGAAGCAGGGTTGCAAAGAGCAAGAGTGCTGGCAGACAGTATGCGGAATAAACATATTGCAAAAATATTTACAACGGACAGCAATCGCACCAGAGAAACTGCCCGGTTTACTGCATTGCAATTTAACCTTCCGTTTACTTTTTATCGTAAAGACAGCCTGGGTCAATTGGTGGAATCGCTGAAGAAAAATCTGGGATCAAATATGCTGGTAGTGGCGCACAGTGAAATTATTCAGGAAATTTTATCAAAATTTGGCTTAACCTTAAACAGACCAATAAGCGGGTATAGCAGAATGATCATTATTTCTAGAAGGAAGATTTTATTTATGCAGACCAGTAAAGTTGAATTGACATATGGGGTCCCAGACTAA
- a CDS encoding pyruvate kinase — MKVGLNSVIKKLEEIDQKMASTEFQYQNLIKDLNPSNQKNARNFLHYLALRSMDIREIQNQLHSLGLSSMASAESHIRRQLHAILNILGGSKMDGLPLYDATSAQKSLHEKTVQLFCKNNEQHTPYIMVTCDTEIGLDHEKTKKLLLAGMNVARINCAHDNKKIWNNMIQNIKSASSETGIPCKIYMDLAGPKIRTVFKSKSKLKIEEGCRIRLVDESRIKDQKDTVGCTVPDIHKRLKPGEPVLFDDGTIETTVEKISKGFVFLRVKRISAKKKQIKAEKGINFPNSKLNMPALTEFDIKCLPFIKRHADMVGYSFVQSAADLMQLQQLLPHNEKLAIILKIETAEAVLNLPSLLLTGLKQQKLGVMIARGDLAVEIGFERMSEIQEEILWLCEAAHVPVIWATQVLDNLNKLGMATRSEITDAAHAVQAECVMINKGPHTIQTIETLRNILDRSGGHHAKKRHIFRLLNIASNFLDLNFTNDAI, encoded by the coding sequence ATGAAAGTTGGATTGAATTCAGTCATCAAAAAATTAGAGGAAATCGATCAAAAAATGGCCTCTACAGAATTCCAATACCAAAATTTAATAAAAGATTTAAATCCTTCGAATCAGAAGAATGCACGTAATTTTTTACACTATTTGGCATTGAGAAGTATGGATATCAGGGAAATACAAAATCAATTACACTCTTTAGGCTTATCCTCAATGGCTAGTGCAGAAAGCCACATTAGAAGACAATTGCATGCGATATTGAACATTCTGGGGGGAAGTAAAATGGATGGCCTTCCACTATATGATGCCACTTCAGCACAGAAATCACTACATGAAAAAACCGTACAATTGTTTTGCAAAAACAACGAACAACATACACCATATATCATGGTTACCTGCGATACTGAAATTGGTTTGGATCATGAAAAGACAAAAAAATTGTTGTTGGCAGGAATGAATGTTGCCAGAATTAATTGTGCCCACGACAATAAAAAAATCTGGAACAACATGATCCAAAACATTAAAAGCGCCAGCTCGGAAACAGGGATTCCTTGCAAAATATATATGGATCTTGCCGGCCCTAAAATTAGAACAGTCTTTAAATCCAAAAGTAAGCTAAAAATTGAAGAAGGTTGTCGGATCCGATTAGTGGATGAATCCAGAATAAAAGATCAAAAAGATACAGTAGGTTGTACGGTTCCAGACATCCATAAAAGACTCAAACCAGGGGAACCTGTTTTGTTTGATGATGGTACCATTGAAACCACCGTAGAGAAAATATCAAAGGGTTTTGTTTTCCTGCGTGTAAAAAGAATCTCGGCCAAGAAAAAACAAATTAAAGCAGAGAAAGGAATTAATTTTCCTAACTCTAAACTAAATATGCCGGCATTAACGGAATTTGATATCAAGTGCCTTCCTTTTATAAAACGCCATGCAGATATGGTGGGATATTCCTTTGTGCAGTCAGCTGCTGATTTAATGCAACTTCAACAACTGCTCCCACACAATGAAAAACTTGCGATAATTTTGAAAATAGAAACTGCTGAAGCAGTACTCAACCTCCCTTCTTTACTATTGACCGGATTAAAACAACAAAAACTGGGTGTAATGATAGCGAGAGGAGACCTTGCCGTGGAAATTGGTTTCGAAAGAATGAGTGAGATACAAGAAGAAATTCTCTGGCTTTGTGAAGCCGCACACGTACCGGTGATTTGGGCCACACAAGTGTTGGACAACCTCAACAAATTAGGTATGGCAACGAGATCAGAAATTACGGATGCAGCGCATGCGGTACAGGCTGAATGCGTCATGATCAACAAAGGACCACACACTATTCAAACCATTGAAACACTTCGCAATATTTTGGATCGAAGTGGCGGTCACCATGCTAAAAAAAGACACATCTTCAGACTCCTTAACATTGCTTCGAATTTTCTTGATTTGAATTTTACAAATGATGCGATTTAA
- a CDS encoding SBBP repeat-containing protein has product MVTKILKYSIISFFLFPIFSYSQSTHFSWIKQFGDSGSDAGNCVLVDASGDLLTCGFFRGKVDFDPNEAMSILTSAGSEDIFVSKINSEGQLLWAKRMGGKEADRGNQITSDLNGNIYLTGNFKDVVDFESGMPNSKLTSAGFGDAFVAKLNRNGQLIWVKQIGGNLDDVGKSISLDQFGNILVTGHFQGTTDFDPGLNVQPMTSLGSFDVFMLKLDPDGNFIWVRQIGGRLDDMATAITSDLNGNVVVSGNFKDTVDFNPGTDIYILKDSGAGNVFVLKLNAEGEFIWAKSTDGQNIVFSIGMAIDQTGNIFTTGFFRSEVDFDPGPDIFKLTAPGIGGDVFISKLDSDGNLIWVKQFSGPAHDVGLGICLDQQGNVYTTGCYQELVDFDPGPEVFNLYSSNQNNNDIFITKLNPQGNFQWARSMNGPASDIGFSIAVNKDWNVFTTGVFGSTLNANPGPDSILITSKGAEDVFLLKITQSSVGVLDNMDHTHFSIYPIPVTDVLTLNWIAENEEEIHLMLHDLNGKEIYKIRTSGHSGNNEFSMEARHLPPGIYFVSILQSEKIIRKKIMLE; this is encoded by the coding sequence ATGGTAACCAAGATTTTAAAGTACAGTATTATTTCTTTTTTCCTTTTCCCTATTTTTTCTTACAGTCAGTCAACCCATTTTTCCTGGATAAAACAATTTGGAGATTCCGGCAGCGATGCAGGAAATTGCGTATTGGTCGATGCCTCGGGAGATCTGTTAACTTGTGGATTCTTCAGAGGCAAGGTTGATTTTGATCCTAATGAAGCTATGAGCATTCTCACATCTGCCGGTTCGGAGGATATTTTTGTATCCAAAATAAATTCGGAAGGGCAATTGTTATGGGCTAAAAGAATGGGCGGAAAAGAAGCAGATCGCGGCAATCAAATAACCTCCGATCTGAATGGAAACATATATCTCACTGGAAATTTTAAAGATGTGGTAGATTTTGAATCCGGTATGCCAAATTCAAAACTTACTTCTGCCGGATTCGGCGATGCATTTGTAGCAAAATTAAATCGCAATGGACAATTGATCTGGGTAAAACAAATCGGAGGAAATTTAGATGACGTAGGTAAATCCATTTCATTGGATCAATTCGGAAATATTCTGGTAACAGGCCATTTTCAGGGAACTACTGATTTTGATCCGGGTTTAAATGTCCAACCAATGACTTCGCTCGGAAGCTTTGATGTATTTATGCTCAAATTGGATCCCGATGGAAATTTTATTTGGGTACGACAGATTGGTGGAAGACTGGACGATATGGCAACTGCCATTACATCAGATTTAAATGGGAATGTTGTTGTTTCCGGAAATTTTAAAGACACCGTAGATTTTAACCCAGGCACTGACATTTATATTTTGAAAGATTCCGGAGCAGGCAATGTTTTCGTGCTAAAACTAAATGCAGAAGGTGAATTTATTTGGGCCAAAAGTACAGATGGGCAAAATATTGTTTTTTCCATAGGAATGGCCATCGATCAAACAGGAAATATTTTTACCACAGGATTTTTCAGATCAGAAGTAGATTTTGATCCTGGTCCTGATATATTTAAGTTGACAGCTCCGGGAATTGGTGGTGATGTATTCATCAGCAAATTGGATTCTGATGGAAATTTAATTTGGGTTAAACAATTTAGTGGACCAGCGCACGATGTGGGTTTGGGAATTTGTTTGGATCAACAAGGCAATGTCTATACTACAGGTTGCTATCAGGAATTGGTTGATTTTGATCCTGGTCCGGAAGTTTTTAATTTATACTCCAGCAATCAAAACAACAATGATATTTTTATCACTAAATTAAATCCGCAAGGTAATTTTCAGTGGGCGCGAAGCATGAATGGTCCGGCCAGTGACATTGGTTTCTCCATCGCTGTGAATAAGGACTGGAATGTATTTACAACCGGTGTCTTTGGTTCCACGTTGAATGCAAATCCCGGACCGGATAGCATTCTGATCACAAGCAAGGGTGCAGAAGACGTATTCCTCCTAAAAATTACCCAATCTTCTGTTGGCGTATTAGACAATATGGATCATACACATTTTTCCATTTATCCCATTCCAGTTACTGATGTCCTAACACTAAATTGGATTGCGGAAAATGAAGAAGAAATTCATTTGATGTTACACGATTTAAATGGAAAGGAAATATATAAAATTCGTACTTCCGGACATTCAGGGAATAATGAATTTAGTATGGAGGCAAGACATCTTCCTCCGGGAATTTATTTTGTTTCCATTTTACAATCAGAAAAAATAATTCGGAAAAAAATAATGCTCGAATAA
- a CDS encoding T9SS type A sorting domain-containing protein encodes MHKFFLAIAFNLFLIDLYSQKYDFNWIMGELTTLKIDSLEGAAILNFNTQTGNPLIQSSNKFPNFMYHYVTLISDIKGNFMFNFSGHFLFDYNNKWVKGYQNICPDEFCAYDPQSCLVLPAGMNDSSYNLLTTNSKVVGDTIAYIINLRDNFHKLVNTDNNSGIRILSTNNILVSDSIDIGKITACRHANGRDWWIIIGRYNKSEVYTLLFDGNKVVSSSIQNIGRIPETTSGYCCFSPDGKYYCVTSKKEDLISGEGRVEFYSFDRCSGLLSNRQFDLIDTTPTLAVGCAFSPDNRFLYLSSSYYLYQYEIINGKLSNKQVIAEYDGHYGHIFQNNRSSSTFGNLQLAPDGRIYSNPEFIQSRYMHVINEPNKPGSDCDFRQHSVRLKSIITTIPSFPNYRLGPIDGSICDSLGINNIPWCWWRYEQDTSRSLCIKFRDLSAYEVSEWFWDFGDGVQSTDTSPVHCYSKGGVYDVCLIVKNHNGADTLCRSLNLGTTHTSGDNNLKMQIEIFPNPANDYVVINLIDYIPQRLVCTLFNSQGVKVLSQRIFQGSNTIDLESISTGLYFVQLGDINGMMKTEKLVIE; translated from the coding sequence ATGCATAAATTCTTTTTGGCTATTGCTTTTAATTTATTTCTTATTGATCTGTATTCTCAGAAGTACGACTTCAATTGGATAATGGGAGAGTTGACTACATTGAAGATTGATTCATTGGAAGGGGCTGCCATTCTGAATTTTAACACACAGACTGGCAATCCCTTAATCCAATCTTCTAATAAATTTCCAAATTTTATGTATCATTATGTAACATTAATATCAGACATAAAAGGAAATTTTATGTTCAATTTTAGTGGGCATTTTTTATTCGATTATAACAATAAATGGGTCAAAGGTTATCAAAATATTTGTCCAGATGAATTCTGTGCTTATGATCCACAATCCTGTTTGGTACTTCCAGCTGGAATGAATGACAGCAGTTACAATTTGCTCACAACGAATTCCAAGGTGGTAGGAGATACTATTGCATATATAATCAACTTAAGAGATAACTTTCACAAATTGGTGAATACGGATAACAATTCAGGTATAAGAATTTTATCTACCAACAATATTCTTGTATCGGATTCCATTGATATAGGAAAAATTACAGCTTGTCGTCACGCCAATGGGAGGGATTGGTGGATTATTATTGGGCGATATAACAAGTCCGAAGTTTATACTCTTCTATTCGATGGCAACAAAGTAGTAAGTTCTTCCATTCAAAATATTGGAAGAATTCCTGAAACAACAAGTGGATATTGCTGTTTCTCGCCTGATGGTAAATATTATTGTGTAACAAGTAAGAAAGAAGATTTAATATCAGGTGAGGGTCGTGTAGAGTTTTATTCGTTTGACAGGTGCTCCGGATTGCTGTCTAATCGGCAATTTGACCTTATTGATACTACTCCAACACTAGCTGTTGGATGTGCATTTTCGCCAGACAATAGATTTCTGTATCTGAGTTCAAGTTATTATCTTTATCAATACGAAATCATCAATGGCAAGCTTTCCAATAAGCAGGTCATTGCTGAATACGATGGACATTACGGACACATTTTTCAGAATAACAGATCGTCTTCCACATTTGGAAATCTTCAATTGGCTCCTGACGGAAGAATCTATTCCAATCCTGAATTCATACAGTCCAGGTATATGCATGTCATCAATGAACCGAATAAGCCGGGATCTGATTGCGATTTCAGACAGCATTCTGTCCGCCTTAAATCCATCATAACAACAATCCCATCATTCCCCAATTATCGATTGGGACCAATCGACGGAAGCATCTGTGACAGTCTTGGGATAAACAATATTCCATGGTGCTGGTGGAGATATGAACAGGATACTAGTAGGTCTCTTTGTATTAAATTCAGAGATCTCAGTGCTTATGAAGTATCAGAGTGGTTCTGGGACTTTGGAGATGGTGTTCAAAGCACAGACACTTCGCCCGTTCATTGCTATTCAAAAGGAGGAGTCTATGACGTTTGTCTTATTGTAAAGAATCATAATGGCGCAGACACCTTGTGTCGCAGCTTGAATCTTGGTACAACGCATACAAGTGGTGACAATAATTTGAAAATGCAAATTGAGATATTTCCCAATCCTGCAAATGATTATGTAGTCATTAATCTAATAGATTATATTCCTCAAAGGTTGGTTTGTACACTGTTCAATTCGCAGGGAGTGAAAGTACTTTCTCAGAGAATATTTCAGGGAAGCAACACAATAGATCTGGAGTCAATTTCAACTGGATTATATTTTGTACAATTAGGTGACATCAATGGAATGATGAAAACCGAGAAATTGGTGATTGAATAA